tttttacatatttatagtagaTATGTGATTTGTGAACAGCTGATGAATAACTTCTATATACGTTTGAAATGATATTAGTTGTATAAGTCTGATATCTGGGAcctttatatattctatttcaGATTATGTTGGCCACATGAAACTGGTGAATGGGCAGACTATCACTGACCACACTGCTCTTGATGAAGTTGACATAGCAGAGAGGCGGCATCTGTGTGTTCATGTACAAACACATGAGtaagtttgtttatttattttttagacGCAATCTCTGTGTGCTTTTTTTAACAAATGGTTTTTATCCTTACACAGCGGACCAGTGATGAAGCTCTATCTATGGGACAATGCTGCATCCGAGTTCTGCCAGAAGTTCATATCGTATGGACGGACTCCAACCGTTCTTTTGGTCACCAcagtaaaccctaaacatcTTGGAGGTTATCATTTTACTTAAAATGTTTCAATACAATATGTGATAATATCAATGAAATAATCGTTGCAAGTCTATAGCTTTCttcctttatattttttttgttggtaatcAATTTATTTGTTATGATCAGGAACCCTTGCTCTTGCTTCTATGGCATCATCTAGAGTGTTTATGGATACTGATGTCCAGCCTACCAAGGATTATCTTGCATGGTAGGCATTTCTGTAGTCAGATCATTTTTCATACAGCTTCTGCTTTGTCATTTCATGTGACTCTCTAACATATTTTTGTGTTCCTCAATTTCCTCAGGCTGAGCTCTAACTTGGACATTGCTAATAAGATTACGGCAGAGGTTGTCACTAAGCCTGAGCCAGTAACACTAGAGGAGCTATACACTTACATCAAGCAGGAGACTGCTAAGGTACAAGGTTGATCTGTTTTATCATTCATTGTGACATGCTTGggtatttatgaatatttttctcAATTTTGCAGGTTGCTTGGTTTGAGTGCACAGCAACTATAGATGATATTGTCCAGAGTTCTTCTTGGTATTATATTTCTTGCGGTGGATGTAATAGTAAGGCAATCAAAGGGCCTACTTCACTGATTTGCAACAATAAGAAGTGTGTGAAAAGGGAGGTTACAGGCGTTCCTCAGTAAGTATTTTAGACAGTGTTTTATCTACTTTTTGCAAGAAATAATAACTAATCATCTTTCATTGCAGATATCTCACTAAGATTGCTGTTTATGACAAGAGTGAACAAGCAGTTTTTGCCATTCTTGGTGATGCTGGTAAAGAGTTGACTGGGAAGCATGCATCCGAATTGGTTGCCAAATATTTTGAGGTAATTTCAAGTCTGTATATGTTGAGCCTCATATTGGTCTAACTAAAAATTAATGTATTGAATGTTAGTCAAATGAGGGATTAGGAGCTGACCATCCCGTGCCGGTTCCGCAAGCTTTACTTGATACGATAGGGCACACGCACAAGTTCATTGTCAAAGTCTCAGATCATAACCTAACAGGCAAGACTCAAACCTTAACTGTCACAAAGATACATCCACCAGAAGCTCCACTTGCTATAGCACACTTGGAAGAAGGCACTACTCCAGCAGTGTCCGATGATGTTTTGAAGGGTGTAGGTGATGAATCTGGTTCTTCTACAAGCTTTGAGCATTCTGCTGGTGATAGGGTTAGAAAATCCTCTGAGagtcttgaatcacttgaatcaAAGCGTTCCAAGAGTGGCTAATAAAGCCTCAGCCTATCCTCTTATGCAGTGATTGTGTGTTGCTGCAGTTTAAGTAATGGTCTTATGTGGCTAATAAGTTTTAGGTACTGGTTTGTTTATTAAGTTATTGTGCTTTGTTTCTTTCATATCCAAACTTTGTCTTTGCAGCATCTGAACTATCTTTGTTAAAACTTTTTTGGTTATCCTTATGTTTGCTACTTCTTTTTGTTAAACATTTTAGTATTGATGTATCTGATGCTTTATACTTTTAGGTTCGATATTTAAATTGGGTCATGTGGACTTTATTTCCTGCTCTATTTGTTCTTTGCAATACTACCCAAATGGAACCTGGTTTGCCTGATGCTGATACTAAGCATTTATTTGAAAAGGTGAGGTTAAGATTGCTAATATTTACACATTTATACACGAATATTGCCTCTTACACTTTAGAAAATTAGCTACAATTACGTGTCTGATATATTCTTTTGCTATTAACACAAAATCAATCAACCTAAGTAATTCTATTAACCTTATTATTTGGTCAGTCTCAGATTACTCAGCCTTGTGTTGATTGGTTTCACAGTAATATATggattttgattaatttaccATGTTCTGCTCTTAATCTATGTGGTGAAGCTTTGAGTTTCATTcgattttgctctctttttaaaatatgaaaagctTGGTCTTGCTCTGTTTTGGCCATTCATTAACTTTCTGAGATGATTGGTTTAACCAGAGTGTAGTGATTTTGATGAAATCTTATAAAGCTCTGCTGTGTTTTTAGTTGtggaaattaaaaaaacatagttaGCTTATGTTTAATCAAGCTCTCCCAAAACTCATCATTGTTTTgcatatgaaataaaaaaacttaaacaatccaTCTCTCAAAAAAAAACCCATCATTCTTTGGATATGTCGAAGAACGTACACGTTTTCAAAGTAAACCTAATACATATACCTAATTTGTAATAGGTTGGTTGCGAGGATCGCCGACTCAACAGAATGGATAGCCCACTCTCTGACCAGCCCATAGAATATGCAGGTAAATATATAATCTTCTGCCTGTTTCTCTgagaaaagtaataaaaatttcaaGGGTCCAGCAAttggtttgtttttctttttatgcggtttcagttttttttttgttcaaggcTCAAGATAACAATATACACATTCAAACtgtatataaaatgatatgGCAAAATATGGCAAATCGTTATTCTACTATAtgaactataatatatatttatggtgCAAAAGAGTATattttcgaaaatacttttgtaactatttttaaattttttatttttaatttattagtgttatttttatttaataaaattttaaacttcagTCCCAATTCTCCACCCTTATCTCTATACCCTAAAGTTTGTATTAGTTAGCCATaaatgtataaatgtatatttacctctttaataaaatattttggtcatcaTTTTACCTCTTTGATCTTCctgaaatatatatacatatatatgacaacaaCCAAcgtaaatgcaaataagaaaattaatcataattttaatatatttaaaataaaaatattattgttgaattcagagaaatatatgataaaaatgtataaaaatataataaaaataagtatttttcttatatttttagattatgtgtttgctaatttgaactttttaaaaaataatttccaaatttgttttttctaattttttcccCAAATTTTCTGTtcgtaattcgaaaatactttttgaaacttttttaaatttttttattttcaatttattaatattatttttattagtaacATTTTAAACTTCAATCCCAATATTATAACATATCTAAAATCACATTTCTAATTAAAGTAGGGGTAATTCTCCTAATAGATAATTCTCAAGTTTTAGTCACAAAAATAAACCACATGAATgtaaatgaccaaaatgtttcatttaataagtaaaaaaCTCCTAATACCAAATTACAGtgtctgattccaaattacccaaattaatataataatatattaaatttttttttttaatttttagtaaaGTCTCAAgcatatgaatatttttttacaaaaattaattttaataacgaattaataatttatttttcctttgttGATATGTAGAGATATTtgttgttaaattttattttaaacatgttATATCTCTTAAGATATGCAGTTACAAtgtgattattttaaaacaaataattatataattaagatataattagatttttttcttatattattatttgtcttATATATAGGGTTAACTAACTATttattagaaacaaaaaaactcaatatactaattttaattttttattaaaaagaaaaattaatttgtttctaATCTCAAGATCATAtctgtaaaatattatttataaatttttttctttaattataaaatattatagacaaGCATATATGCATGGTACACTTATTTTTCTgagttaattttgaaaatatatccttgtgtgtaataattatagttgaaaatacatgtattagtttcttttgtaatttatagtgACATCTCACATGCAACACATTCCTCAACGAATCCACCAACTTAAGGAAGGGATTTCAGTGTGTCCTATCACAGTATGTATAAGAAGTGTTTGGACATCAGAAAACACCAAACAAATAATACTCAAATTTGCTTCGGCTTCATGTGCTACGACCACCACATAAGCCTTTAATTAAAACTTtagcatatacatatatatgtatttccCAATCCAACATATTTGATTTAAACTGCTCACTATTTACTTAAATGGTTCGGCACAACAAGTTCACTTTCAGGGACAACTATTAGAAGGTCGGCTCACCGGAAACATTCAGCCAAATAACCCAAAAAATATGACCGAGGGAGACATATATGAGTTTTCAGGGTTTTCTGTCATACATAATTCACGACATCGAAAACTCACCCAACTGCCGTATTACATCCAGATTGACCAAAATACAATAGCATCGAAAGTTATAGACATCGGTCCAATATTTCCAGTTCACTTTCTCTCCTCAGAATTACAAAAATCTATTTTGCTTAGCCACTACACCCACCTACTTACCAGGTAAGTAAGTCATCCcaatattaattaaacaaacatgGATGTTTATTCTAACTCAAAATCAATTGTCGGGCAGATACtcataatacaaaaaataaatccgTACTACCCAGAAATCAATACTGATGCCACGATTGGTCTACGGCTGAACAGGCAAGTCTAACACAATAGCTAAAAACGAAATCATAATCCTCTTCATACATAAACTTCTATCTCAGGTCGACAATGGTTAAACTCATACTGTGCGACAAGCAGCAGCAGATTTTAGCATCTTACAAAGCAAAAAGAATAGGAAATTTAAAGTTGTCATCATCACAAGCATAATTCCTAAACTTTTCCAaggtacataatttttttaaaacacatcaagaaataatacatatctaaatatattttttatcaacagAACAATAATATCCAATATTTTCCAGGCAAACTATTACTCAGTTCATCACCAGCAACAAATTTCTACTTCAACAAATCAATTGATTACATAAAGCATTTCAAAGTGCGAATAAAAGATCATTCAAAAACATGCAGCAAAGAATGACTTTAGTTCATGCATCATTCGGATTATTATTCTCTTTCCCACACAACTTGATACTTAGATTTGTTtacattttaaacaattttatcattgtttttttaaaacctatacttctctattttttttttttgagcaaatcTATACTTCtctataaaatctaaaactcaACTTATATCTTACAAACTTTGCTAAGCAATTTagatatatggagacaaaatttaaaaagatataatccgcgcgtagcgcggacaaagGATCtagtaaaaatgttaaaagagCTTAGTTAAGAATACTCATGGTTTTTCGTGTTTAATTAGGagttcatgatttttttttttaacaaaaatttcatGGCTTAAATAGTATGTTTTGGAATCATATATCATCCCTTCATTTACAACAGAAAAAATACCCTCGGATCGGaatcatatatcattaatattCAAACTTTTTGCTCGTTGATCGTATCTTTCAAGTTCTttggcttgttttttttttaaattctggATTAAGAGTCAAATTTTTCCTATTAAAAGATAAACAAGTAGATCTAAAAATCTAACTAATTAACTATCTGACACGTGAGTCCCATCTTTTCACCGCCaaggaaatacaaaaataaacggAGAAAAGTTAATGAATGAGCGACAAACATGGCGCAGTAGTGCTGGGAATATGAATCATTATCTGCGGGCCCCGCTCCGTTTGACCCGCTGCGGGACGGATACGGATCGAGTGATTTAAAAAATTCGGTTCGCGGATGCGGATTGAGTGATTTTTATGCGGGGCGGGTACGGGTCGGCCAAAATTCAACTGTGGGTATCCGCCAAcccgcaaaaaaaaaagatttttctaaaaatattatttttaaacaaaaaaattta
This genomic interval from Brassica napus cultivar Da-Ae chromosome A6, Da-Ae, whole genome shotgun sequence contains the following:
- the LOC106392539 gene encoding uncharacterized protein LOC106392539, which gives rise to MYKLTSGSIYKLSNFFGSRSKVQFRVADHRATISFSWNSDLKVLENHPVPILEDRFRFHSYEEFQANCDRRLDLYDYVGHMKLVNGQTITDHTALDEVDIAERRHLCVHVQTHDGPVMKLYLWDNAASEFCQKFISYGRTPTVLLVTTVNPKHLGGTLALASMASSRVFMDTDVQPTKDYLAWLSSNLDIANKITAEVVTKPEPVTLEELYTYIKQETAKVAWFECTATIDDIVQSSSWYYISCGGCNSKAIKGPTSLICNNKKCVKREVTGVPQYLTKIAVYDKSEQAVFAILGDAGKELTGKHASELVAKYFESNEGLGADHPVPVPQALLDTIGHTHKFIVKVSDHNLTGKTQTLTVTKIHPPEAPLAIAHLEEGTTPAVSDDVLKGVGDESGSSTSFEHSAGDRVRKSSESLESLESKRSKSG